CTCGAAGCGCGCCTCAGAGCTGAACTTTGGACCTCGTGGGCCTCGCTGCTTCGCTCTTATGCGGCCGCTCATGGAATGAACAGCACGCATCATGCAGTCGTTGAAGTGGGAGCGGAAGAGATTACACTTCGTGTGGCCAGCCGCTGGCTTCGCTTCACGCACGAGACGATGGAATCAAGTGATGGAAGCCGCTCTACCTTCACCATGCAGGAAGATGGAACGGTCAAACTGAACGGTATCGCCGAAGAGATGGACCTTGCCGCCGAGAGGCTGGCGCGGGAGATGATGCAGAGTGAGTGAAATAGCCAATACGATCTTTTCGCCAGAGACGGCCGCGCGCTTCGACCATCTCGTCACCATCTACCCACTCAAGCGGTCAGCGCTCGTGCCCATGCTGCTCTACGCCCAGGATGAAATCGGCTATATCTCTGACGTCGTCATCGCCGAGATCGCCCAGCGCCTCGACCTTCTGGAGTTGGACGTACGCAACGTGCTTTCGTACTACTCCATGCTGCGCACCAAGCCTGCTGGCAAGTACAACGTGCAGGTGTGCACCAATATCTCCTGCATGCTGCGTGGCGGCTACGAGATCCTCGACCACTGCAAGCACAAGCTCGGCATCGGCCACAAAGGCACAACCTCCGACGGCGTCTTCTCGCTGGAAGAGGTCGAGTGCATCGGAGCCTGCTGCTGGGCGCCAGCCATTCAGATCAACTACGACTTCCACGACGACCTCACCACAGAAAAAGTCGACGTTCTCTTCCAGATGTATCGCGACGGCCAGGGAAAGGACGTGAAATAAATGCCATCACTCGTCTCGCATCCCGATGAGGTAAAAGTAGTCTCCCGCCGCTTCGGCCTGGGGGCAACCGACATCGACAAGTATGTTGAACTCGATGGCTATAAAGCTGTTCAGCAAGCCATCGCCAAGGGACCCGAGTGGATCATCACTGAGATGAAGGCCAGCGGCCTACGTGGACGTGGTGGCGCTGGATTTCCGACCGGCATGAAGTGGTCCTTCGTCCCAAAGCAGTCCGAAAAGCCGAAGTACGTGCTGGTCAACGGTGACGAATCCGAACCCGGCACCTGCAAGGATCACGTCCTGTTCCTGCACGATCCCCATGCCGTCATCGAAGGCACGATGATCGCGGGCCTCGCCATCGGCTCCAAGCTTGGCTTCATCTATCTCCGCGGGGAGTATCGCTACCTGCTCAAGATCGTCGAAAAGGCTGTTGCCGACGCCTATGCAAAGGGCTTCCTCGGCAAGAACATCTTCGGCACCGGTGTGGACTTCGACATCATCACGCAGACGGGAGCGGGAGCGTACGAGGTTGGCGAAGAGTCTGCCCTGATGGAGTCGCTCGAAGGCAAGCGCGGAGTGCCTCGCATCAAGCCTCCCTTCCCTGCCGTCGTTGGGCTTTATGGTGGTCCTACGGTCATCAACAACGCCGAGACCATCGCCAACGCGCCGCATATCCTGCTGATGGGTGGCGAGGCCTATGCGAAGCTTGGCAGCGAACGCAACGGTGGCACCCGCCTCTTCGGCATCAGCGGTCATGTCGAACGCCCCGGCGTCTACGAGCTTCCGATGGGCTACAACCTCAAGCGAGCTATCTACGAGGTCGCAGGCGGTATCAAGGATGGCAAGAGGCTGAAGGCAGTCGTACCCGGCGGCTCGAGCTGCCCCGTCATGACCGCGGACGAGATCGACGTCGGTCTTGACTTCGACCAGATGGGCAAGGCCGGCACCATGCTTGGCTCGGGCGGCATCGTGGTGCTTGACGAGAGCGTCTCCATCGTCGAATTTGCTCTCCGCACCATCGCGTTCTACCAGCATGAGTCCTGCGGCTGGTGCATTCCCTGCCGCGAGGGTACGGACTGGATCAAGAAGACTCTCACTCGCGTCTACAACGGCGGCGGCAATAAAAAAGATGTCGACAACGTTCAATATCTCGCCGAGAACATGCTGGGACGAACCTTCTGCCCGCTGGGCGACGCAGCAGCTATGCCCACCATCGCCTTCGTGAAGAAGTTCCGCAAAGAGTTTGAAGACTACATCGAGGGCCACAAGGCCGGAACCCCCATCATCACCGTTGAACAGCTGGTTGGAGCGCATTAAGCCATGGCAGACGTAACCCTTACCGTAGACGGCAAAAAAATCACCGCACCCGCAGGCACTCTTTTGCTCGAAGCCTGCAAGTCCGCCGGTATTGAGATCCCCGCCTTCTGCTACTACCCCGGCCTCTCGCTGCAGGCGGCTTGCCGGATGTGCGTCGTGCGCATCGAGAAGATGCCTAAGCTCCAGACCGCCTGCACCACGCCGGTCACCGAGGGCATGGTCGTGACCAGCGAGTCGCCCGAGATCGCCCAGGCCCGCAAGGCTACGCTGCAACTTCTCCTTGGCAATCATCCGCTCGACTGCCCTGTCTGCGACGCCGGCGGCGAGTGCGAGCTGCAGGACATGACCTTCAAGTACGGCGCAGCCGACAGCTTCTACGCAGAACCCAAGAACCACCGCGAAGAGCAGAAGTGGTCCCCTGTCGTCTACTTCGATCGCCCGCGCTGCATCCTCTGCTACCGCTGCATCCGCATGTGCGGCGAGGGCATGGACGTCTTCGCTCTCGGCATTCAGAACCGCGGCAGTTCTTCGGTCATCGCCCCCAACGTTCCCGCGCAGATGTCTCCCGACGACCTCGCCCACGTGGACTGCGAGCAGTGCGGCATGTGCATCGATGCCTGCCCGGTCGGAGCGCTGACCTCCGGCACCTACCGCTACAAGACGCGGCCCTGGGAGATGAATCACGTCTCGACGATCTGCACGCACTGCGGCGACGGATGCAAGACCACGCTCGGCGTTCGCAGCACCACGGACGGCTCCGAGATCGTCCGCGGCGATAACCGCGACAAGTCCGGCATCAACGTCGACTTCCTCTGTAACAAGGGTCGCTACGCCTTCGACTTCGCCAACAATGAAGACCGCATCACCCAGCCGCTCGTTCGCCAGCCCAACGGCGAGATGAAGCCCGTCAGCTGGGAGGTTGCACTCGACCACGTCGGCAAGACCTTCCGCGAGCTCCGCGACACGCGTGGCGGCAAGAGCATCGGAGTCATCGGCTCCAATCGCACGACGAACGAAGAGGCCTACCTGCTGCAGAAGTTCGCTCGCACCGTGTTGGGCACCAACAACATCGATCACCATCGCACCGCAGATTACGTCTCCTTTGCCCGAGCTCTCGCCGGCACAACGGATCGCACCGCCAGCCTGAAAGACACGCTGACCGCGCCGGCCATCATGATCCTCGGCGGCGATCCAACGATTCAGGCCCCCGCCACCGCGTGGAATATCCGCACCAACGTCCGCAACAATCGCGCCCGGCTCTACATCGCCAACTCTGCCGAGATCAAGCTTCGCCGCCAGGCCAAAGCCTTCGCGCACATCGCACCCTTCAGCTACGGCGCGCTGGCCAGCTTCCTCGCCGGAGACGATAGTGCTGTTGATGCCCTCACCCACCCGGGCGCAGACGCATCCTCCTTCCACGATTTCCGCAAGTCAATTCGGGCGGAGGAGAGTCTCCTCGTTCTTCTCGGGTCGGAGTTCCGCGGCGCCGATCTGCAGCGCCTCCTGGCCTTCGGCAAGACGTTGCCAAACCGCAAGTTCGCCCTCATCTCCGACTACGTCAACTCACGCGGAGCCGCCGACATGGGCCTGCTCCCCGACCTGCTTCCGGGATACACTCCGCTTGCAGGCAACACCACCTTCGCCGAGTACAACACTCCTGCCACGCCAGGTCTCGACCTGCTCGAGATGTTCGAAGCGGCTGGACGTGGTGAGCTCTCCGCGCTCTACGTCGTCGGATCGAACCCGGTTTCGCGCTACAGCGTAGACCCCGCCTCGCTGAAGGACACCTTCGTGGTGGTGCAGGATATGTTCCTCACCGAGACCGCAGCCCTCGCCGACGTCATCCTTCCAGCCGCGAATCTCTACGAGAAGTCCGGCTCCGTGACCAACAGCTACGGCGATCTCCAGCTCGTCAGCAAGGCAGGCGACCGCGCCGGAGTCCGCACCGACTTCGAGATGATCGTTCGCATCGCCGACAAGATGGGCGCGAACATGAAGGCTCTGGTTCCCTTCGGCAAAGGCACGCGAGCCGATATGGGTCAGTCCCGCGGTGCACAGTCCGGCGAGGCCGACCGTCACGCCGTATGGCTTTCGGCAAACAATATGGAGCCGAAGCTCAGCCCCTTCGATCCCTTCGCAATTCTGGACGAGATTCAGCGCCTCGTCCCCGGATACGACCTGCTGCGCCTTCAGCTGCTCAGCGGCAATGATCAGCATCTGCAGCCAGACGTAAGCGCCAACGACCTCGTTCAAATAGGCAACCGCCGCGACCTCGTCCTTCCGGCGAACGATACACTGTTTACCTCGGGCACCCTGGGACGCTACTCCGCCATGCTCTCCGACCTGCAGCATAACGAGAGCCTTCGTCCTCCAACCGGCCTCACCCAGATTCAGACCGCAGCCGACTAAGTAGACACAACAGCAGACTCGAAACAACTACAGGAGCCCAACCCACCGCCGTGAGCCACCTCAGCCCATTTCAGACATTCCTGCTGCTCAGCATTCTCAAGGTCGTGGTCGTCCTGGTCATCACCCTGAGTGCGGTCGCCTACACGGTGCTACTGGAGCGCAAGGTGTTGGGCCGCATTCAGAATCGCTGGGGACCCTCCCGCGTCGGGCCCTTCGGCTTGATGCAGCCGCTCGCTGACGGAATCAAACTCTTCCTCAAAGAAGATCTACTGCCTATCGCGGCAGAACGCCCGCTCTTCATCATCGCCCCTATCATCGCGCTGACCTGTGCGCTTATCTCCATCGCGGTTGTTCCCTTCGGCGGTATGCAAACGGTGAAGGGCGTCGAGATGTTCAACATCGCCGACCTCAACATCGGCCTGCTCGTCATCCTGGGCATCACCTCCATCGGAGTCTACGGCATCGCACTCTCGGGCTGGTCCTCGAACAATAAGTTCGCCCTCCTCGGCAGCCTCCGCGCAACCTCGCAGATGATCAGCTATGAACTGGCTCTTGGCCTTTCGCTGGTCGGCGTCGTCCTCCGTGCACAATCTCTCAGCCTGCGCGATATCGTCAACAGCCAAGGCGCACACGGCCTGCTTAGCTGGAACTTCTTTGGCGGCTTCCAGTTTGTCGGCTTCTTCATCTACATCATGGCCGCCTACGCCGAGACCAACCGCGCTCCCTTTGACCTTCCCGAAGCCGAGTCCGAGCTCGTCGCCGGCTATCACACCGAGTACAGCTCGATGAAGTTCGCCATGTTCTTCATGGCTGAGTACGCGAACATGATCACCGTCAGCTGCGTGGCCTCGCTGCTCTTCTTCGGCGGAGCCTCCAGCCCCCTCGGCCATCTCCTGCCAGCGGACTTCGGCGGCCCCATCCTCTCCGCCATCTTTCCGATCCTCTGGTTCGTGGCCAAAGTTCTCGCCTTCCTTCTGCTTTTTATCTGGGTGCGAGGCACGCTGCCGCGCTTCCGTTATGACCAGCTCATGAGCTTCGGCTGGAAGTTTCTCCTGCCGCTCGCCATAGCCAACATCATCGTCACAAGTTTAGTCATTGCCTTACGGAGTTAGCTCCACGGAAGTAGCAACAAGGTGTTTTACAATCAGCAGATAGCCCAGTTCTTCGAAATCGGCCTCTGCTCTGTTTCAAAACGTCTCAAGCGATTCACAAAGGACCTGACGGAACATCATGCAACTGGCACTCTTTCTCATCTTTGGCGGGCTGGCCGTAGCAGGAGCGTTGAACCTGCTCCTGCAGCGCCATCCCATCAACAGCGCACTCTCGCTGGTCGTCGTCATGATGTCGCTGGCGGTCCTCTACTGGTCGCTGGGGGCCGAGTTCCTCGCTGCCTCCCAGGTCATCGTCTACTCCGGTGCCATCATGGTCTTCTTCGTCTTCGTCATCATGCTTCTGAACGCAGGCGAAGAGGAGCGAACCACCGGCAGCCGAGCCGCGTACCTCGTTGGCTTCCCCGGCGCCGCAGCCATCTTCTGCCTGCTGAGCTTCGTCTTCCTGTCGGAACGCAAGGCTCTCGGCTACACCAACATCGGCGGCTATCTCAATCACATCACCAGCAACATCTCCGAGATCAGCACCATCCTCTTCACCAAGTTGCTGCTTCCCTTCGAAGTCACCTCGATCCTCATCCTGGTAGCCATCCTCGGAGCCGTTGTGCTCGCGCGAAAGGAACAATAGAGATGCTTCCGCAAGTGCCCATCGCCGCTTATCTCATCCTCGCTGCTGTGCTCTTCTCTGTTGGCGTCGCGGCCTTCCTCATCAAGCGCAACCTCATCACCATCTTCATGTCGATTGAGCTGATGCTCAACGCCGTCAACCTCACCTTCGTCGCCTTCGCGCATATGTGGCACCAGGTCTCCGGCCAGATCTTCGTCTTCTTCGTGATGGTGGTCGCCGCAGCCGAGGCCGCCGTCGGCCTTGCCATCATCATCGCCATCTTCCGCACGCGTGAAACGCTGAACGTCGACCAGATCGACCTGATGAAATCGTGACCTCTATGCCCTCTGCCTCCATGATCTCCGACTACCTCTGGCTGATCCCGCTTGTCCCCTTTGCCGGCTTCCTGATCAACGGCACTGTGGGCCGCAAGTTTCCCCGTGCTCTCGTCTCCGCCGTCGCTCTGCTCTGCACCGCGATTCCAGCCACGATCGTTGCGTGGCTCTGGATCGTCATGAAGTCCGAAGGCGCGCCCGAAGTCCTTCGCGTCGTCAGCCAGCCATGGATCGCAATTACCGGACTCCAGATCGACTTCGCCCTCACCGTCGATCACCTCACCCTGATTATGCTCGGCGTGGTCACCGGGGTCGGCTTCCTGATTCATGTTTACTCGGTCGGATATATGGCGCACGAAGAGGGATACTGGCGTTTCTTCGCCTACCTGAACCTCTTCATGTTCTTCATGCTCGTCCTCGTCCTGGCTGAGAGCTTCCTCCTGCTCTTCGTCGGCTGGGAGGGCGTGGGCCTCGCCTCGTATCTGCTCATCGGCTTCTACTTCACGAAGGACTCCGCCGCCAACGCCGGCAAAAAAGCCTTCATCGTCAACCGCATCGGCGACTTCGGTTTTCTCCTTGCGATGTTCCTCCTCGTCCGCGAGTTCGGCTCCCTCGACTTCAGCCACATCTTCCAGGCGATCAACGTCAATCCCGGCTGGCACGGAGGTATCCTCACCGCGATCGCACTCCTGCTCGTCCTCGGCGCAGTCGGAAAATCCGCACAGATTCCGCTGTACGTCTGGCTCCCCGACGCGATGGAAGGCCCCACCCCCGTCTCGGCCCTCATCCATGCCGCAACGATGGTCACGGCCGGCATCTATATGGTCGCCCGCTGCCACGTGCTCTTCAACCACAGCCCCCACGCGCTCGGCGTCGTCGCCATCATCGGCGCGGCCACGGCCATCTTCGCCGCCTGCATCGGCATGGTGCAGCACGACATCAAGCGCGTCCTCGCCTACTCCACCGTCTCGCAGCTCGGCTACATGTTTCTGGCCTGCGGAGTCGGCGCGTACACGGCAGGCATCTTCCATCTGCTCACCCACGCCTTCTTCAAGGCGCTGCTCTTCCTCTCTGCCGGCTCGGTCATCCACGCGCTCTCCGGCGAGCAGGACATGCGTAAGATGGGCGGCCTCCGCAAGCGCATCCCCGTCACTTTCTGGTCCATGACAATGGGCGTCTTCGCTATCGCCGGCATTCCCCCCCTAGCGGGTTTCTTCTCCAAGGACGAGATCCTCTACCAGGCCTTCGTCTCGACCAATCCCATCGGCAAACTGCTCTGGCTCGTCGGCCTTATCACCGCCGGCATGACCTCCTTCTACATGTTCCGCCTCTGGTTCAAGACCTTCTTTGGCCCGGAGCACTTTGAGGAGCACACTGATCTCCACGCCCACGGAGCAGCCGTCCACGCTCACTCCGGCGGCCACACCGTGATGGTCGTCGACCCGGAAGACAACCACGCGCACGGCGTTCACGAGTCCCCTGCGATCATGACCGTTCCGCTCGCCATCCTCGCGCTGCTGTCGATCATCGGCGGCTGGGTAGGGGTTCCCGCCGCTATGGGTGGCCACAACGAGATCGAACACTTCCTGGACCCCGTGTTCAGCACAGACGCAGCGGTCGAAGCAGCAACCACCGCTCATGGCTCCGAGCTTGGCCTCGCCGTAGTCTCCGTCCTTGTCGCTCTGGCCGGCCTCGGAATCGCCTACCTCTTCTATTACAAGAAACCGGGCACCGCCGCAGCGCTCGCAGCAAAGATGCCCGCTCTCTACAACCTCGTCGCTCACAAGTTCTACGTCGACGAGATCTACGGCGCCCTCATCGTCTCCCCGCTGCTCATGCTCAGCCGTCTCTTCCTCGGCGGCATCATCGACGGCGGCATCGTCAACGGCTCAGGCGCAGCCGCTGGCGCAACTACCCGAGGCCTCAGCTCTCTCGTCCGCCGCGTTCAATCAGGAAACATTCGCTCCTACGCCGGCTGGCTCGCACTCGGGGCCGCCGCCGTTCTGCTCGTTATGATCTTCGGCCGCTCCATTTGGATGCACTAAGGAAAAGCGCGTTTTTACCGGCATCTTGTTTTTGCAACACCAAAGGAAACGATGAATATCGACCACACCATCCTGACCGTCCTCATCTTCGTCCCGCTCGCGGGCGCGGTCCTGCTGGCCTTGCTGCCCGACAAGGGCAGGCTGATGCAATGGGGTGCGCTCGCCGTCACCCTGATCACCTTTATCTGCACCCTGCATCTGCCCGCAAACTACGACTACTCTGCCGTCGCCGGCACCTTCCAGTTCGAGCAGAATCACGAGTGGATCACCTCGCCCGCCATCCGCTATCACCTCGGCGTCGACGGCCTCTCTATGTGGCTGGTCGTGCTCACCGGCTTCCTCGCTCCTCTCGGCGTCCTCGTCTCCTGGAACACCATCGGCGATCGCAAGAAGCTCTTCTACACCCTCTTCCTCCTGCAACAGGTCGCGATGATCGGCATCTTCGTCTCGCTCGACCTCTTCCTCTACTACGCCTTCTGGGAGCTCTCGCTGGTTCCCATGACGCTGCTCATCGCCACCTTCGGCCGCGGCGCCAACCGCCGCCGCGCCGCCATCAAGTACTTCCTCTACACCTTCATCCCGTCTGCGATTCTGCTCGTCGGGATGCTCTGGGTCTACGCCCGCACCGGCACCTTCCAGCTGCCCGAGCTCGCCCAGCTTGCCGCCGCCCACAATATCTCCAGCAATAACGCAGCGCTCTGGCTGGCCTCACTTGCCTTCCTCGTAGCCTTCGCAGTCAAAGTTCCAGTCTTTCCGCTTCACGGCTGGCTCTCAGACGCAATCGCCGAAGCCCCCACCGCAGCCGTGATGGTTCTGGTCGGCAAACTCGGCCTCTACTCCATCCTGCGCTTCTCCTTCAGCATCTTCCCCGAGCAGTCCCGCCAGATCGCTCCGCTTATGATCGCCCTCGGAGCCATCGGCATCGTCTACGGTGCGCTCATCGCTCTTGTGCAAAAAGATCTCAAGCAACTGGCCGCATACGGAGCACTCGGACACGTCAGCGTCGTCGTTCTTGGCATCTTCACCTTCACCATCGCCGGCATCGACGGCGGCATCTACGCCACCCTCAACGAAGGCATCGGCGCCGGTGCTTTCTTCATCCTTCTCGGCATTCTCTACGAGCGCTACGGCACCTACGATATGCGCGACTATGGGGGTCTCGCCGCCAAGCTCCCTTGGATGGTAACCCTCTTCGTCATCACCACGCTGTCGGTGATCGGCTTGCCGATGCTCAACGGCTTCGTAGGCGAGTTCCTCGTCCTCACCGGCGGCATGCAGTCCGCCGTCACCCACCACACTCGCTGGACGGTGCTCGCCACCACCGGCGTCATTCTCACCGCCTCGTACATGCTGTGGATGATTCAGCGCGTCTTCTATGGCGACCTGAACGAGAACACAGCCGACGTACCGGTCCCTGACGTCACCGCGCGCGAGCATCTCGCACTCTGGCCACTAATCGCTGTCATGCTCTTCATGGGCATCGCGTCCCCCTACTGGCTGCGCGCCATCGACACCGCAGGTACCTACCTCGCGCAGGAACCGCAGCCCATCGAGCCCGCAGCAACCGTTAACACCATCGTCCCAGAGCCACAGACATCCGCCGCCCAGGAGGCCACGAAGTAATGTCCCCTAACGTCCTGGCCCTCCTTCCCGAGCTCATCCTCACCCTCGTCGGTGTCCTCGTCATGCTCGTGGAGCCATGCCTGAAGCCGGGCTCCAGCCGCAAACCTCTTGGCTGGCTCGCGATCGTCGGCACCGTCGCCGCTCTCGCCGGAAGCTGGTATCAGATTCAGTTCGGCACCCTCCACGCCTTCTCCGGCACCATTCAGGTCGACGCCTTCTCGGTGCTCTTCCACTTCGTCATCGGCTCCGTCGTCCTGGTTACCCTGCTGGGCTCAATAGATTTCTTCGAAGGCAATGCCAGCCACGCCGGCGAGTACTTCGCACTTATTCTCTTCGGCGCAGTCGGCATGATGCTGATGACCTGCTCGGTCGAACTCCTCATGGTCTTCGTCGGCCTGGAGATCTCCTCGATCTCGACCTACATCATGTGCGGCTTCCGCAAGGGTCAGGCCACCGGCACCGAGTCCTCTATCAAGTACTTCCTGCTCGGCTCCTTCGCCACCGCTTTCTTCCTCTACGGTGTGGCCCTCTCGTTCGGCGCGACGGGTTCTACCAACATCTACGCCATCGCCCACGGCCTCGAGACCACGGCAACCCCTGCTTTAGCTTTCACGGCCCTCGCGCTCATCCTTATCGGTCTCGGCTTCAAAGTCTCCGCCGCCCCGTTCCATGTCTGGACCCCGGATGTTTATCAGGGCGCACCGGCCCCAGTCGTCGGCCTCATGTCGACCGCACCCAAAGCCGCCGCCTTCGCCGTCCTGCTCCGCATCACCTTCACCGGCTTCCCGACCTATCAACATCGCTGGGCCATCCTGATGTGGGTTCTCGCCGCACTGTCAATGACGGTTGGCAATCTCGGCGCTCTTATGCAGCGCGACGTCAAGCGCATGCTCGCCTACTCCAGCATCGCTCACGCCGGCTATCTTATGGTCGCCTTCACTGCCTTCCCCTTCGACGGTATCGCCGCGGCCTGCTTCTACACCGCGACCTACGCCGCGATGAACGTTGGCGCCTTCGCGGTTGTCACGCAGATTGCCGGCTACGACGAGCGCGCTCGCAGCATCGACGACTTCACCGGTCTCGGCCAGAAGCGCCCCTACCTCGCCGCTCTGCTCAGCTTCTTCCTGCTCTCGCTCATCGGAATCCCCTTCACCGGCGGCTTCTTCGGCAAGTTCTACGTCTTCTCCGCAGCGATCCACGGCGGCAATGTGTGGTTGGCCGTTATCGGTCTGCTCAACAGCGGCGTCGCCTGCTTCTATTATCTGCGTCTGCTGGCTGCGATCTACACTCGTCCCGGCAGCGAGAGCACTCGCCTCAACCAGCTTCGGCGCATCAGTGTTCCTGCGGCGATTGGGATTGGTCTTGCTGCTGTGGCGACGGGGGCGCTTGGCATTGTGCCCAGCGGTGCGGTCTCCTTTGCGGAGTACGCCAGCCACTCTACTCTCATCGAACAGGGCCGACAGGAGTGTGCCGCCTCTCCCGATAGCTGCCATCTTCAGCTGCAGTTCGACGAGAAGTAACTACGTCCTGCCGGACGGGCCTCTGCACTCAGTCACCCCGCAAACGAAGACCTGTTTGCGGGGACCCCGATTCGGCGGCCACTTCGTGGCGTGTATATCGGTCTTGGCAAGATGATAGTCATGGGTCCTCCCGTTGGTCGGCATGGATTTTCCTTCCGGCCAACGGGATGACCAACAAGGTACACAAGTCACGAAGTGACCGCCCCACGCGCAGTGGGCCCGTCCGGCAGGACAAATAGGCAAACAAGAAAGCCTCCGCGAACTGCGGAGGCTTTCCTTGTCACAAACTTCAAAGGCCAGAAGCTTACTGGACCTTGAGGAAGATGATGACGAACGTGAACAGCGCGAGCGACTCAATAAACGCCAAACCAAGAATCAGGAAGATAAAGATTCCAGGACGAGCACCCGGGTTACGTGCCAGCGCCTCGGTTGCCGAAGCGGTCGCCTTACCCTGACCCAGACCGCAAAGACCAGCAGCCAGCGCCATGCCCAGACCAGCAGCCAGAGGAACCCACTGGGCTCCGGGGCTTGCAGCGGCAGCGCCCTGCGCAAAAGCCGGCGTTGCAAACAGCAGCG
The Edaphobacter lichenicola genome window above contains:
- a CDS encoding transcriptional regulator, with the translated sequence MNSTHHAVVEVGAEEITLRVASRWLRFTHETMESSDGSRSTFTMQEDGTVKLNGIAEEMDLAAERLAREMMQSE
- a CDS encoding NADH-quinone oxidoreductase subunit NuoE family protein; this encodes MSEIANTIFSPETAARFDHLVTIYPLKRSALVPMLLYAQDEIGYISDVVIAEIAQRLDLLELDVRNVLSYYSMLRTKPAGKYNVQVCTNISCMLRGGYEILDHCKHKLGIGHKGTTSDGVFSLEEVECIGACCWAPAIQINYDFHDDLTTEKVDVLFQMYRDGQGKDVK
- the nuoF gene encoding NADH-quinone oxidoreductase subunit NuoF: MPSLVSHPDEVKVVSRRFGLGATDIDKYVELDGYKAVQQAIAKGPEWIITEMKASGLRGRGGAGFPTGMKWSFVPKQSEKPKYVLVNGDESEPGTCKDHVLFLHDPHAVIEGTMIAGLAIGSKLGFIYLRGEYRYLLKIVEKAVADAYAKGFLGKNIFGTGVDFDIITQTGAGAYEVGEESALMESLEGKRGVPRIKPPFPAVVGLYGGPTVINNAETIANAPHILLMGGEAYAKLGSERNGGTRLFGISGHVERPGVYELPMGYNLKRAIYEVAGGIKDGKRLKAVVPGGSSCPVMTADEIDVGLDFDQMGKAGTMLGSGGIVVLDESVSIVEFALRTIAFYQHESCGWCIPCREGTDWIKKTLTRVYNGGGNKKDVDNVQYLAENMLGRTFCPLGDAAAMPTIAFVKKFRKEFEDYIEGHKAGTPIITVEQLVGAH
- a CDS encoding molybdopterin-dependent oxidoreductase; its protein translation is MADVTLTVDGKKITAPAGTLLLEACKSAGIEIPAFCYYPGLSLQAACRMCVVRIEKMPKLQTACTTPVTEGMVVTSESPEIAQARKATLQLLLGNHPLDCPVCDAGGECELQDMTFKYGAADSFYAEPKNHREEQKWSPVVYFDRPRCILCYRCIRMCGEGMDVFALGIQNRGSSSVIAPNVPAQMSPDDLAHVDCEQCGMCIDACPVGALTSGTYRYKTRPWEMNHVSTICTHCGDGCKTTLGVRSTTDGSEIVRGDNRDKSGINVDFLCNKGRYAFDFANNEDRITQPLVRQPNGEMKPVSWEVALDHVGKTFRELRDTRGGKSIGVIGSNRTTNEEAYLLQKFARTVLGTNNIDHHRTADYVSFARALAGTTDRTASLKDTLTAPAIMILGGDPTIQAPATAWNIRTNVRNNRARLYIANSAEIKLRRQAKAFAHIAPFSYGALASFLAGDDSAVDALTHPGADASSFHDFRKSIRAEESLLVLLGSEFRGADLQRLLAFGKTLPNRKFALISDYVNSRGAADMGLLPDLLPGYTPLAGNTTFAEYNTPATPGLDLLEMFEAAGRGELSALYVVGSNPVSRYSVDPASLKDTFVVVQDMFLTETAALADVILPAANLYEKSGSVTNSYGDLQLVSKAGDRAGVRTDFEMIVRIADKMGANMKALVPFGKGTRADMGQSRGAQSGEADRHAVWLSANNMEPKLSPFDPFAILDEIQRLVPGYDLLRLQLLSGNDQHLQPDVSANDLVQIGNRRDLVLPANDTLFTSGTLGRYSAMLSDLQHNESLRPPTGLTQIQTAAD
- the nuoH gene encoding NADH-quinone oxidoreductase subunit NuoH; translation: MSHLSPFQTFLLLSILKVVVVLVITLSAVAYTVLLERKVLGRIQNRWGPSRVGPFGLMQPLADGIKLFLKEDLLPIAAERPLFIIAPIIALTCALISIAVVPFGGMQTVKGVEMFNIADLNIGLLVILGITSIGVYGIALSGWSSNNKFALLGSLRATSQMISYELALGLSLVGVVLRAQSLSLRDIVNSQGAHGLLSWNFFGGFQFVGFFIYIMAAYAETNRAPFDLPEAESELVAGYHTEYSSMKFAMFFMAEYANMITVSCVASLLFFGGASSPLGHLLPADFGGPILSAIFPILWFVAKVLAFLLLFIWVRGTLPRFRYDQLMSFGWKFLLPLAIANIIVTSLVIALRS
- a CDS encoding NADH-quinone oxidoreductase subunit J family protein; this translates as MQLALFLIFGGLAVAGALNLLLQRHPINSALSLVVVMMSLAVLYWSLGAEFLAASQVIVYSGAIMVFFVFVIMLLNAGEEERTTGSRAAYLVGFPGAAAIFCLLSFVFLSERKALGYTNIGGYLNHITSNISEISTILFTKLLLPFEVTSILILVAILGAVVLARKEQ
- the nuoK gene encoding NADH-quinone oxidoreductase subunit NuoK: MLPQVPIAAYLILAAVLFSVGVAAFLIKRNLITIFMSIELMLNAVNLTFVAFAHMWHQVSGQIFVFFVMVVAAAEAAVGLAIIIAIFRTRETLNVDQIDLMKS
- the nuoL gene encoding NADH-quinone oxidoreductase subunit L — translated: MPSASMISDYLWLIPLVPFAGFLINGTVGRKFPRALVSAVALLCTAIPATIVAWLWIVMKSEGAPEVLRVVSQPWIAITGLQIDFALTVDHLTLIMLGVVTGVGFLIHVYSVGYMAHEEGYWRFFAYLNLFMFFMLVLVLAESFLLLFVGWEGVGLASYLLIGFYFTKDSAANAGKKAFIVNRIGDFGFLLAMFLLVREFGSLDFSHIFQAINVNPGWHGGILTAIALLLVLGAVGKSAQIPLYVWLPDAMEGPTPVSALIHAATMVTAGIYMVARCHVLFNHSPHALGVVAIIGAATAIFAACIGMVQHDIKRVLAYSTVSQLGYMFLACGVGAYTAGIFHLLTHAFFKALLFLSAGSVIHALSGEQDMRKMGGLRKRIPVTFWSMTMGVFAIAGIPPLAGFFSKDEILYQAFVSTNPIGKLLWLVGLITAGMTSFYMFRLWFKTFFGPEHFEEHTDLHAHGAAVHAHSGGHTVMVVDPEDNHAHGVHESPAIMTVPLAILALLSIIGGWVGVPAAMGGHNEIEHFLDPVFSTDAAVEAATTAHGSELGLAVVSVLVALAGLGIAYLFYYKKPGTAAALAAKMPALYNLVAHKFYVDEIYGALIVSPLLMLSRLFLGGIIDGGIVNGSGAAAGATTRGLSSLVRRVQSGNIRSYAGWLALGAAAVLLVMIFGRSIWMH